The genomic window CCAGCACTTCCTCGGCGGTGACCACCACGCCCGGACGCCAATGAATGCCGCTCGATGGAAGACGCCCGCCGCTCTCGACGCCGACGATGGACGCGGCCGCGCGCGCCACCAGGAGCGCCAACTCGTCGGAAAGTGTTGCCAGCGTATTTGCGGTTCCAGCCATGGCGGATGCTCCCACACAAGAGGTCGCGGACGGAATCGATGTCCAGGGTCTCTCCGGCCATATGCCACTCAGGCCCAGCGTCTGCCACTGGCCAGAAGGACGGGTCGGGAGGAAGGTGATCCAAACCGCCCGGCGGCTCGTAGCAGTTAGCGACATCACGGCGGGTCGGCGGGGGCGAACACTTGCATGCGTGATCTGCTGCGCCTTGCCGCGAGCCCTCAGCATTGGTTGCGAAGCGGGCGCTTGCTGCTGGCGCTCCCGAGCCTGGTGGTTGGGGGCTGCACCCAGGCCGAGCTCGTCAATGCGCTGGTTCCGCGCGATGATTTTCGCCTGACGACGGATCTGTCCTACGGGCCGGGGGCCCGGCAGGTTCTCGACGTTTACCGGCCGGCGACCGGCGAGGGAAAGCGGGCGGTCGTCGTCTTCTTCTATGGCGGCAATTGGGACAGCGGTGCGAAGGGCGACTATCTGTTCGTCGGCGAAGCCCTGGCATCGCGCGGCTTCATCACCATCATTCCCGACTACCGCATCTACCCCGAGGTGCGCTATCCGGCCTTTCTCGAGGACGCCGCCGCCGCATTCCGCTGGACGCTGGACCACCTGGCCGAGCTCGGCGGCGATCCGGCGCGGATCCACCTGATGGGCCACTCCGCCGGCGCCTATATCGCCGCCATGCTAACCTTGGACGAGCGCTGGCTCGGGGCCGGGCGCGGGCGGATCCGGAGCACCGTCGGGCTCGCCGGCCCCTACGACTTCCTGCCGCTCACCGATCCGAAATTGCAGATCATCTTCGCACCCGAAGCCGATCTCGAACGGACCCAGCCGATCTCCTTCGTCGACGGCACCGCCGCCCCGGTCTTCCTCGCGAGCGGTCTTGCCGACACCACGGTCAGGCCGGGAAACGCCGAGCGGCTTGGCGCACGGATCAGAGCGCAAGGGGGGGTGGCCGACGAGCGCTACTATGCGGCTCTCGGCCATATCGGCCTCGTCGCGGCGCTGGCCTCGCCGTTGCGCTTCCTCGATCCGGTGCTGGACGACGTGGTCGCGTTCCTCGGCCGTGAGTAGAATCGCTCTAGCCCCTATTTCTCACCCACCGGCGGCGACCAACTGGTCGTAGGCCGGCAAGGTCAGGAACTCGACATAGGGCTTGGCTTCGATCAGCTCGCACATGAGCTCGGCGGCCTCGGCGTATTTGCCGGACAGAAAGCGTCGATCGCCGACGTGGGCGCGGGTCTTCTCCAGCTCCTCCTCGACGACCTTGCGGCAGAGCGCCTTGTCCACCAGCCTGCCGTCCTCCAGCGTGGCGCCGTGATGGCGCCACTGCCAGACCTGGGTGCGGCTGATCTCGGCGGTGGCCGCATCTTCCATCAAATTATAGAGCGGCACGCAGCCCTGGCCCCTGAGCCAGGCCTCGACGTAGCCGATGCCGACATTGATGTTCTGGCGGAGCCCAACTTCCGTGCGTGGCCCTTCCGGCACCTTGATGAGGTCGGCGGCGGTCACCTGCACGTCCTGGCGCTTGCGGGCGATCTGATGGGAGTTCGGCATCAGCCGGTCGAAGATCTCCCGGGCGATCGGCACCAGGCCGGGATGGGCGACCCAGGTGCCGTCATGGCCGTCGCCGGCTTCGCGCTCCTTGTCGGCGCGGACCTTCGCCATCGCCGCCTCGTTCGCCTTGGGATCGTCCTTGATCGGGATCTGGGCCGCCATGCCACCCATCGCATGCACCTCGCGGCGATGGCAGGTCTTGATCAAGAGCTGCGAGTATGAGCGAAGGAAATGGCTGGTCATGGTGACGAGCGCCCGATCCGGCATGACCGCATTCGGGTCGGCGCGAAATTTCTTGATGAAGCTGAAGATGTAGTCCCAGCGGCCGCAATTGAGGCCGGCCGAGTGCTCCTTCAGCTCCCACAGGATCTCGTCCATCTCGAAGCTGGCGAGAATGGTCTCGATCAGCACGGTCGCCTTGATCGAGCCCCGGGCGACGCCGAGCGCGGTCTGGGCATGGACGAAGACGTCGTTCCAGAGGCGCGCCTCTAGATGGCTTTCGATCTTCGGCAGGTAGTAGTAGGGCCCGCTGCCGCGCTTCAGGAGCTCCTTCGCATTGTGGAAGAAGCAGAGGCCGAAATCGAACAGCGAGCCCGACATCGGCTCGCCGTCGACCAGCAGATGCTTCTCCAGGAGATGCCAGCCGCGGGGGCGCACCAGGAGCACGGCGGTCTTGTCGTTGAGCTCATAGCGGCGCTTGGTCTGCGGGTCGTCGAAGGCGATGGTGCGGCGGACCGCATCCATGAGGTTCGCCTGCCCCTCGATCATGTTGGCCCAGGTCGGGGTCGAGGCATCCTCGAAATCGGCCATGAACACCGAGGCGCCGCAATTGAGCGCGTTGATGATCATCTTGCGGTCGACCGGGCCGGTGATCTCGACGCGCCGGTCCAAGAGGTCCTTGGGCAGCTTCGCTACCGTCCAATCGGACTCGCGGATCTTCCGGGTCTCCTCGAGAAAGTCGGGACGCTCCCCGGAATCGAGCCGCGCCTGACGCGCCTCGCGCAGCGCCAAGAGACGCTTGCGCTCGCCGTTGAACGTGCGCTGCAGGCCGACGAGGAAGGCGAGTGCCTCCGGGGTCAGCACCGCATCGAAGCCCGGCGCCATCGCGCCCAAGATCTCGACCCCGGCCATCAGCTTCGATGCGTTCATCATCTATCTACCTCGTTCTCGGAATGACACGGGCCGGGGTGACCTCGATGCCGGAGGGTCCCGTCGAACCGAAATCATCCACCCTCCGTTGCGATCGAGAAGCGCACCTGGGCGTGGACACGAGTGGCAAGGGCGCATTCTCGCCACTTCGCTAGAGCCGCCTCGTATCTGTCGAACGGGCCGAACACCGCTTCGGTGCCGGCCACGATCTGCTTGAAGCACGAGTCGGCGAACTCGCCGCCCAGCACCCAATAGCGAACTTCGGACTGCGTTTGCACGGTTGGATTCCTCCGTTTCAGTGGAATTGCTCGGTTTCGGTCGAGCCCGCCATCGCCGTGGTCGATGCTTGGCCGCCGGAGATGGCGAGGCTGACCGCATCGAAATAGCCGGTGCCGACTTCGCGCTGATGGCGGGTGGCGGTGTAGCCGTATTGCTCAGAGGCGAACTCGGCCGTTTGCAGCTCGGCATAGGCCGCCATGCCGCGCTCCTTGTAGCCGCGCGCCATCTCGAAGGTGGCGTGGTTCAGGCTGTGGAACCCGGCCAAGGTCACGAACTGGAACTTGTAGCCCATGGCGCCCAGCTCGGCCTGGAAGCGGGCGATGGTGGCTTCATCCAGCTTTGCCCGCCAATTGAACGAGGGCGAGCAGTTGTAGGCGAGCAGCTTGCCCGGGAATTCCCGCTGAATCGCCTCGGCGAAGCGCCTGGCGCCGTCGAGGTCGGGCTTCGAGGTCTCCCACCACAGGAGATCGGCATAGGGCGCATAGGCGAGTCCGCGGGCGATGCAGTAGTCGAGGCCCATGCCCTTTTTGATGCGATGGAAGCCCTCGGCGGTGCGGGCACCCTGTTCGACAAAGGGATGGTCGCGCTCATCGATGTCGCTGGTGATGAGCTGGGCGCTCTCCGCATCGGTGCGGGCCAACAGCAAGGTCGAGGTGCCGGAGACATCGGCGGCAAGCCTGGCGGCGTTGAGGGTGCGGATGAAGCTCTGGATGGGCACCAGCACCTTGCCGCCGAGATGGCCGCATTTCTTCTCCGAGGCGAGCTGATCTTCGAAATGCACGCCCGCCGCCCCGGCCTCGATCATCGCCTTCATCAGCTCGAAGGCATTCAAGGGCCCGC from Pseudomonadota bacterium includes these protein-coding regions:
- the aceA gene encoding isocitrate lyase, with protein sequence MAPLDEAKSNPSEALPGLDAAAHERWKGIRRDYTQAEVERLSGTVRIQHSLAEFGARRLWQLLRSRPYVQTLGAYTGNQAVQMVKAGLEAIYLSGWQVAADANLAGQVYPDQSLYPANSVPAVVKRLNQALQRADQIDHMEGRTGTYWLAPILADAEAGFGGPLNAFELMKAMIEAGAAGVHFEDQLASEKKCGHLGGKVLVPIQSFIRTLNAARLAADVSGTSTLLLARTDAESAQLITSDIDERDHPFVEQGARTAEGFHRIKKGMGLDYCIARGLAYAPYADLLWWETSKPDLDGARRFAEAIQREFPGKLLAYNCSPSFNWRAKLDEATIARFQAELGAMGYKFQFVTLAGFHSLNHATFEMARGYKERGMAAYAELQTAEFASEQYGYTATRHQREVGTGYFDAVSLAISGGQASTTAMAGSTETEQFH
- a CDS encoding alpha/beta hydrolase, with the protein product MRDLLRLAASPQHWLRSGRLLLALPSLVVGGCTQAELVNALVPRDDFRLTTDLSYGPGARQVLDVYRPATGEGKRAVVVFFYGGNWDSGAKGDYLFVGEALASRGFITIIPDYRIYPEVRYPAFLEDAAAAFRWTLDHLAELGGDPARIHLMGHSAGAYIAAMLTLDERWLGAGRGRIRSTVGLAGPYDFLPLTDPKLQIIFAPEADLERTQPISFVDGTAAPVFLASGLADTTVRPGNAERLGARIRAQGGVADERYYAALGHIGLVAALASPLRFLDPVLDDVVAFLGRE
- the aceB gene encoding malate synthase A; amino-acid sequence: MNASKLMAGVEILGAMAPGFDAVLTPEALAFLVGLQRTFNGERKRLLALREARQARLDSGERPDFLEETRKIRESDWTVAKLPKDLLDRRVEITGPVDRKMIINALNCGASVFMADFEDASTPTWANMIEGQANLMDAVRRTIAFDDPQTKRRYELNDKTAVLLVRPRGWHLLEKHLLVDGEPMSGSLFDFGLCFFHNAKELLKRGSGPYYYLPKIESHLEARLWNDVFVHAQTALGVARGSIKATVLIETILASFEMDEILWELKEHSAGLNCGRWDYIFSFIKKFRADPNAVMPDRALVTMTSHFLRSYSQLLIKTCHRREVHAMGGMAAQIPIKDDPKANEAAMAKVRADKEREAGDGHDGTWVAHPGLVPIAREIFDRLMPNSHQIARKRQDVQVTAADLIKVPEGPRTEVGLRQNINVGIGYVEAWLRGQGCVPLYNLMEDAATAEISRTQVWQWRHHGATLEDGRLVDKALCRKVVEEELEKTRAHVGDRRFLSGKYAEAAELMCELIEAKPYVEFLTLPAYDQLVAAGG